DNA from Kineococcus mangrovi:
CCACGACCGCACGCCCGAGCGGCCCTCGAACCCCTCGACCGACCTCCACGCGCGCACCATCGTGTCCTGCACCGCGTCCTCGGCGTCGAACGCCGAACCCAGCATCCGGTAGCAGTAGCCGCGCAGCTCGGTCCGGCGTGCGGCGAGTTCGCGCTCCAGCTCGTCGCGGGTCAGAGCAGGCGTGCCCGGTGTGGTCGTCGTCACAGGTTCAGCACAGCACAGACCTCCGACACGACGGGAGATCCCGGGGGGACCGGTGCGCGACCGGTCCCGGGCGGGCGGTTGACTGACGTCCCGTGCCCGAGGTCCTCCTGCTGCTGCTCGCCGGGGTCGGAGCCGGGCTCGTGGGCAGCACCGCGGGGCTGGCCTCGCTCGTCTCCTACCCCGCGCTCCTGCTGACCGGGCTGGCGCCGCTGGCCGCCAACGTCACGAACACCGTCGCCCTGCTCGGGGTGACGGCCGGGACGGCGGTCGGCTCCCGTCCCGAGCTCACCGGTCAGGGCGCCCGGCTGCGCCGGCTGCTGCCGATCGCCGCCGCGGGCGGGGCGCTGGGGTGCGTCCTGCTGCTGGCGCTGCCGTCGGCCACGTTCGAGGTCGTCGTGCCCTTCCTCGTCGCCGCCGCCGCGGTGCTGCTCCTCGTCCAGCCGCGCGTCCAGCACCTGCAGCCGGGCCGGTTCTCGGCCCGCAACCCCCTCGTCCTGGTGGCCGTGTTC
Protein-coding regions in this window:
- a CDS encoding sulfite exporter TauE/SafE family protein is translated as MPEVLLLLLAGVGAGLVGSTAGLASLVSYPALLLTGLAPLAANVTNTVALLGVTAGTAVGSRPELTGQGARLRRLLPIAAAGGALGCVLLLALPSATFEVVVPFLVAAAAVLLLVQPRVQHLQPGRFSARNPLVLVAVFLVGVYGGYFGAAAGVLMLALTELLHAQSLARNNALKNMLTGAANTVAALGFAVLGPVDWWAALALGVGCVVGGRLGPAVVRRVDPRYLRVVVALAGLALATRLFLTR